One genomic region from Pyrobaculum islandicum DSM 4184 encodes:
- a CDS encoding ATP-binding cassette domain-containing protein yields MAIEVRGLRARRGRFQLEVERLSVNSVTVVLGRNGSGKTTLLDAIAGAIPAEGSVTACGREVSRLPPEERGLVYIQSTPVDPPGGPRRFLKWVAARWGRGERDVEEVAGLLGIRELLDRGGLSTGQKQLVNIAAGLLAGACGFLMDEPTSHLDWFNKRLVDDAVRRLGKPVLYVTHDPYEAAYIGDVICVIEGGRLKKCIENKPADLAEPVVKKLFS; encoded by the coding sequence ATGGCTATCGAGGTGAGGGGGCTTAGGGCCAGGAGAGGGAGGTTCCAGCTGGAGGTGGAGCGCCTCTCCGTCAACTCTGTCACAGTGGTGCTTGGGAGAAACGGCAGCGGGAAGACGACGCTACTGGACGCGATAGCCGGCGCCATACCGGCGGAGGGGTCGGTGACGGCGTGTGGGAGAGAGGTGTCGCGCCTCCCGCCGGAGGAGAGGGGGCTCGTATATATACAGTCCACGCCGGTGGACCCGCCCGGCGGCCCGAGGAGGTTCCTGAAGTGGGTGGCGGCGAGGTGGGGCCGGGGGGAGCGGGATGTGGAGGAGGTGGCCGGCCTCCTGGGCATAAGGGAGCTGCTGGACAGGGGAGGCCTCTCCACCGGCCAGAAGCAGCTTGTCAACATCGCGGCTGGCCTCCTGGCGGGGGCCTGCGGCTTCCTCATGGACGAGCCCACCTCCCACCTGGACTGGTTCAACAAGCGGCTTGTGGACGATGCCGTCAGGCGGCTGGGCAAGCCCGTCCTCTACGTAACCCACGACCCCTATGAAGCCGCCTATATAGGCGACGTCATATGCGTCATAGAGGGGGGCCGCTTGAAGAAGTGCATAGAGAACAAGCCAGCCGACTTGGCCGAGCCCGTGGTGAAAAAGCTGTTCAGCTAG
- a CDS encoding sulfate ABC transporter permease, protein MLFSVALALAAVVFVALLLFILPIAYLGAPPPGFGEAFLLTALFSGAAAGLGLLPGLAVAVWGRGGWQAAVAQILYAPAVVPPTAVGVLLLAAFRNPLLPEWLYGFFVNKAAGVLLAMFVMALPVSYAVFDGALKDVRAELYFRSLGLGGLRLLVALLLSLKRATAAAFLLSFLRGFGELGVLLIFASYPPTMSIYIYQAFLQEGLGATVAASMAVAALGVSTAYLLRLWLSR, encoded by the coding sequence GTGTTGTTTTCTGTGGCTCTGGCATTGGCCGCCGTCGTGTTTGTGGCGCTTCTACTATTTATACTGCCGATTGCCTACCTGGGGGCGCCTCCGCCGGGGTTCGGGGAGGCGTTTCTCCTTACTGCTCTGTTTAGCGGGGCGGCGGCCGGTCTCGGCCTGCTACCGGGGCTGGCTGTGGCCGTCTGGGGGCGTGGGGGCTGGCAGGCGGCTGTGGCGCAGATCCTCTACGCGCCTGCCGTCGTGCCGCCTACGGCGGTGGGGGTTCTCCTCCTGGCGGCCTTTAGGAACCCCCTCCTGCCGGAGTGGCTCTACGGCTTTTTTGTAAACAAGGCGGCAGGGGTCCTCCTGGCCATGTTCGTCATGGCTCTGCCGGTGTCTTACGCAGTTTTCGACGGAGCGCTTAAGGACGTCAGGGCGGAGCTCTACTTCAGGTCGCTGGGGCTTGGGGGGCTTAGGCTTCTGGTGGCTCTCCTCCTCTCGCTAAAGAGGGCTACCGCGGCTGCTTTCCTGCTGTCCTTCCTCCGGGGCTTTGGGGAGCTGGGGGTGCTCCTCATCTTCGCCTCCTACCCGCCCACCATGTCTATCTACATATACCAGGCCTTCCTCCAGGAGGGGCTGGGCGCCACGGTGGCGGCCTCCATGGCTGTTGCGGCTCTGGGGGTCTCCACGGCGTACCTACTGAGGCTATGGCTATCGAGGTGA